The Anoplopoma fimbria isolate UVic2021 breed Golden Eagle Sablefish chromosome 5, Afim_UVic_2022, whole genome shotgun sequence genome contains a region encoding:
- the LOC129091327 gene encoding inhibitor of nuclear factor kappa-B kinase subunit alpha-like isoform X2: MDKPPFRQNQNQSCGDWELKERLGMGGFGYVYLYQHHETNEKLAVKMCRLELTPRNKDRWSREIQIMKKLNHINVVSARDVPEEMRHIALNDLPLLSMEYCSRGDLRKMLSKPDNCCGLKESEVLSLLNDVGSGIQYLHENKIIHRDLKPENIVLQDINGKLVHKIIDLGYAKDLDQGSLCTSFVGTLQYLAPELFENEPYTVTVDYWSFGTMIFECICGFRPFLHNLQPVQWASKVRNKGQRDIMAVEEQNGDVKFSTKLPYPNSLSRTMLEPMEGLLQLMLKWDPVQRGGIVDSDTRKPMCFDKLEDILSMKIVHILNMTTAQVHSFQLTPEESLHSLQKRIEAETKIEVVNQELLQETGVSLDPRKPAAQCVLDGVRGWDSYIVYLFDKSITKYSGPLSARQLPDKVNTIVQEAKTQLPLVALKKVWGEAVSYICGLKDDYSRLFQGQRAAMLSLLRYNTNLTRCKNSMFGFSQQLKAKLDFFKSSIQYDLEKYSDQMHYGISSEKMLKAWQENEERAAAFAQVAEVSHLDDEIMALHSEIVELQRSPYARRQGDKMEQLEEKAIELYKQMKMKCKIPEPDVSSDSSEMVKAIIQTVQNQDKVLKDLYTHLSKILISKQKIIDLFPRIEKTLESIKDADNTVMQMQIKRQREFWHLLKIACAQNLTRNSIATSPESSNLLQVSQWSQSAQPVSSPHPLTSLPGPNDSDAAPRLLQENEKYLSQLTSLMQEATDEQAKSIVDQDWSWIKYETLTTKLKKRNA, from the exons ATGGATAAACCACCGTTCAggcagaaccagaaccagagctGCGGAGACTGGGAGCTGAAGGAGAGACTGGGAATGGGCGGATTTGGCTATGTTTACCTGTACCAGCATCAC GAAACAAACGAAAAGCTAGCTGTGAAAATGTGCCGTCTGGAGCTCACACCAAGGAATAAGGACAGATGGAGCAGAGAAATCCAGATCATGAAAAA GTTGAATCACATCAATGTCGTGTCAGCCCGAGACGTCCCGGAGGAAATGAGGCACATCGCCTTAAATGATCTGCCGCTGTTGTCCATGGAGTACTGCTCCAGGGGAGACCTGAGGAAG ATGCTCAGCAAACCTGATAACTGCTGCGGATTGAAAGAGAGTGAAGTTCTTTCATTACTCAATGATGTCG GATCTGGTATCCAGTATCTCCACGAAAACAAGATCATACACAGAGACCTTAAACCTGAAAACATAGTGCTGCAAGATATCAACGGGAAG CTGGTTCACAAAATCATTGATTTGGGCTACGCTAAAGACCTGGACCAGGGCAGTCTGTGTACCTCTTTCGTTGGTACGCTTCAGTACCTG GCACCTGAGCTATTTGAGAATGAGCCCTACACTGTTACTGTGGACTACTGGAGCTTTGGCACGATGAtatttgaatgcatttgtgGTTTCCGTCCGTTCCTGCACAATCTTCAGCCGGTTCAGTG GGCCAGCAAAGTGAGGAATAAAGGTCAAAGAGACATCATGGCTGTCGAGGAACAGAACGGAGATGTGAAGTTCTCCACAAAACTCCCCTACCCCAACAGTCTCAGCAG GACAATGTTGGAGCCAATGGAAGGTCTTCTTCAGCTGATGTTAAAGTGGGATCCTGTCCAAAGAGGAGGCATAGTCGACAGCGACACCAGGAAACCCATGTGCTTTGATAAACTGGAGGATATACTGAGTATGAAG ATCGTCCACATCCTGAACATGACCACAGCTCAGGTCCACTCCTTCCAGCTGACTCCGGAGGAAAGCCTCCACAGTCTGCAGAAGCGCATCGAGGCCGAGACCAAGATCGAGGTGGTGAaccaggagctgctgcaggagacGGGAGTGTCTCTGGACCCCAGGAAGCCCGCTGCACAGTGTGTCCTGGATGGAGTG AGAGGCTGGGACAGCTACATCGTCTACCTGTTTGACAAGAGCATCACCAAGTACTCCGGGCCACTCAGTGCCAGACAACTGCCTGATAAAGTCAACACTATAG TGCAAGAGGCGAAGACGCAGCTGCCCCTGGTGGCGCTGAAGAAGGTTTGGGGTGAAGCGGTGAGCTACATCTGTGGGCTGAAGGACGACTACAGCCGGCTTTTCCAAGGACAGAGGGCTGCTAT gTTGAGTCTCCTGCGCTACAACACCAACCTGACCCGTTGTAAGAACAGCATGTTTGGCTTCTCTCAGCAGCTGAAGGCCAAACTGGACTTCTTCAAGAGCAGCATCCAGTACGACCTGGAGAAATACAGCGACCAGATGCACTACGGCATAT ccTCTGAAAAGATGCTGAAAGCCTGGCAGGAGAACGAGGAACGAGCTGCTGCTTTTGCACAG GTGGCAGAGGTGAGCCATCTGGATGATGAGATCATGGCTCTGCACTCGGAGATAGTTGAACTTCAGAGGAGCCCGTACGCTCGACGCCAAGGAGACAAGATGGAGCAGCT AGAAGAAAAGGCGATCGAGCTCTACAAGCAAATGAAGATGAAATGCAAAA TACCCGAGCCAGATGTGAGCAGCGACAGCTCTGAGATGGTGAAGGCCATCATTCAGACCGTCCAGAACCAGGACAAGGTCCTCAAAGACCTGTACACCCACCTCAG TAAGATCCTGATCAGCAAACAGAAGATCATCGACTTGTTTCCGCGGATCGAGAAAACCCTGGAGAGCATCAAAGACGCCGACAACACCGTGATGCAGATGCAGATCAAGAGACAAAGAGAGTTCTGGCATTTACTGAAGATCGCCTGC GCTCAAAACCTGACACGAAACTCGATAGCAACGAGTCCTGAGTCGTCCAACCTGCTGCAGGTTTCTCAGTGGTCCCAGTCGGCCCAACCAGTCAGCTCCCCACATCCCCTCACCTCCCTACCCGGGCCCAATGACAG tgacgCAGCGCCACGTCTGCTACAGGAGAACGAGAAATACCTCAGTCAGCTGACCAGCCTGATGCAGGAAGCTACTGATGAGCAGGCCAAGAGCATAGTG GACCAGGACTGGAGCTGGATCAAATACGAGACCTTAAcaacaaagttaaaaaagaggAATGCGTAA
- the LOC129091327 gene encoding inhibitor of nuclear factor kappa-B kinase subunit alpha-like isoform X1 produces the protein MLSLDIIMDKPPFRQNQNQSCGDWELKERLGMGGFGYVYLYQHHETNEKLAVKMCRLELTPRNKDRWSREIQIMKKLNHINVVSARDVPEEMRHIALNDLPLLSMEYCSRGDLRKMLSKPDNCCGLKESEVLSLLNDVGSGIQYLHENKIIHRDLKPENIVLQDINGKLVHKIIDLGYAKDLDQGSLCTSFVGTLQYLAPELFENEPYTVTVDYWSFGTMIFECICGFRPFLHNLQPVQWASKVRNKGQRDIMAVEEQNGDVKFSTKLPYPNSLSRTMLEPMEGLLQLMLKWDPVQRGGIVDSDTRKPMCFDKLEDILSMKIVHILNMTTAQVHSFQLTPEESLHSLQKRIEAETKIEVVNQELLQETGVSLDPRKPAAQCVLDGVRGWDSYIVYLFDKSITKYSGPLSARQLPDKVNTIVQEAKTQLPLVALKKVWGEAVSYICGLKDDYSRLFQGQRAAMLSLLRYNTNLTRCKNSMFGFSQQLKAKLDFFKSSIQYDLEKYSDQMHYGISSEKMLKAWQENEERAAAFAQVAEVSHLDDEIMALHSEIVELQRSPYARRQGDKMEQLEEKAIELYKQMKMKCKIPEPDVSSDSSEMVKAIIQTVQNQDKVLKDLYTHLSKILISKQKIIDLFPRIEKTLESIKDADNTVMQMQIKRQREFWHLLKIACAQNLTRNSIATSPESSNLLQVSQWSQSAQPVSSPHPLTSLPGPNDSDAAPRLLQENEKYLSQLTSLMQEATDEQAKSIVDQDWSWIKYETLTTKLKKRNA, from the exons atG CTCAGCCTGGATATAATAATGGATAAACCACCGTTCAggcagaaccagaaccagagctGCGGAGACTGGGAGCTGAAGGAGAGACTGGGAATGGGCGGATTTGGCTATGTTTACCTGTACCAGCATCAC GAAACAAACGAAAAGCTAGCTGTGAAAATGTGCCGTCTGGAGCTCACACCAAGGAATAAGGACAGATGGAGCAGAGAAATCCAGATCATGAAAAA GTTGAATCACATCAATGTCGTGTCAGCCCGAGACGTCCCGGAGGAAATGAGGCACATCGCCTTAAATGATCTGCCGCTGTTGTCCATGGAGTACTGCTCCAGGGGAGACCTGAGGAAG ATGCTCAGCAAACCTGATAACTGCTGCGGATTGAAAGAGAGTGAAGTTCTTTCATTACTCAATGATGTCG GATCTGGTATCCAGTATCTCCACGAAAACAAGATCATACACAGAGACCTTAAACCTGAAAACATAGTGCTGCAAGATATCAACGGGAAG CTGGTTCACAAAATCATTGATTTGGGCTACGCTAAAGACCTGGACCAGGGCAGTCTGTGTACCTCTTTCGTTGGTACGCTTCAGTACCTG GCACCTGAGCTATTTGAGAATGAGCCCTACACTGTTACTGTGGACTACTGGAGCTTTGGCACGATGAtatttgaatgcatttgtgGTTTCCGTCCGTTCCTGCACAATCTTCAGCCGGTTCAGTG GGCCAGCAAAGTGAGGAATAAAGGTCAAAGAGACATCATGGCTGTCGAGGAACAGAACGGAGATGTGAAGTTCTCCACAAAACTCCCCTACCCCAACAGTCTCAGCAG GACAATGTTGGAGCCAATGGAAGGTCTTCTTCAGCTGATGTTAAAGTGGGATCCTGTCCAAAGAGGAGGCATAGTCGACAGCGACACCAGGAAACCCATGTGCTTTGATAAACTGGAGGATATACTGAGTATGAAG ATCGTCCACATCCTGAACATGACCACAGCTCAGGTCCACTCCTTCCAGCTGACTCCGGAGGAAAGCCTCCACAGTCTGCAGAAGCGCATCGAGGCCGAGACCAAGATCGAGGTGGTGAaccaggagctgctgcaggagacGGGAGTGTCTCTGGACCCCAGGAAGCCCGCTGCACAGTGTGTCCTGGATGGAGTG AGAGGCTGGGACAGCTACATCGTCTACCTGTTTGACAAGAGCATCACCAAGTACTCCGGGCCACTCAGTGCCAGACAACTGCCTGATAAAGTCAACACTATAG TGCAAGAGGCGAAGACGCAGCTGCCCCTGGTGGCGCTGAAGAAGGTTTGGGGTGAAGCGGTGAGCTACATCTGTGGGCTGAAGGACGACTACAGCCGGCTTTTCCAAGGACAGAGGGCTGCTAT gTTGAGTCTCCTGCGCTACAACACCAACCTGACCCGTTGTAAGAACAGCATGTTTGGCTTCTCTCAGCAGCTGAAGGCCAAACTGGACTTCTTCAAGAGCAGCATCCAGTACGACCTGGAGAAATACAGCGACCAGATGCACTACGGCATAT ccTCTGAAAAGATGCTGAAAGCCTGGCAGGAGAACGAGGAACGAGCTGCTGCTTTTGCACAG GTGGCAGAGGTGAGCCATCTGGATGATGAGATCATGGCTCTGCACTCGGAGATAGTTGAACTTCAGAGGAGCCCGTACGCTCGACGCCAAGGAGACAAGATGGAGCAGCT AGAAGAAAAGGCGATCGAGCTCTACAAGCAAATGAAGATGAAATGCAAAA TACCCGAGCCAGATGTGAGCAGCGACAGCTCTGAGATGGTGAAGGCCATCATTCAGACCGTCCAGAACCAGGACAAGGTCCTCAAAGACCTGTACACCCACCTCAG TAAGATCCTGATCAGCAAACAGAAGATCATCGACTTGTTTCCGCGGATCGAGAAAACCCTGGAGAGCATCAAAGACGCCGACAACACCGTGATGCAGATGCAGATCAAGAGACAAAGAGAGTTCTGGCATTTACTGAAGATCGCCTGC GCTCAAAACCTGACACGAAACTCGATAGCAACGAGTCCTGAGTCGTCCAACCTGCTGCAGGTTTCTCAGTGGTCCCAGTCGGCCCAACCAGTCAGCTCCCCACATCCCCTCACCTCCCTACCCGGGCCCAATGACAG tgacgCAGCGCCACGTCTGCTACAGGAGAACGAGAAATACCTCAGTCAGCTGACCAGCCTGATGCAGGAAGCTACTGATGAGCAGGCCAAGAGCATAGTG GACCAGGACTGGAGCTGGATCAAATACGAGACCTTAAcaacaaagttaaaaaagaggAATGCGTAA